The nucleotide window gctccccctcagtagtatataacccccctgtgagctaccccccagtagtatatagcccccttgtgcactccccctcccatattgcCGCACAGCAGCAATCACtaaaggccgctctccccttgtcctgacgCTGGCGATCCAGTAACATCACTCGAGCGATGAAACCTgagacagagagcggcctcttgtaaccgctacggccacaagagtgactgacagggagtgaGCCAATGGCCCCCTCACTGTCAGTGCTGCCGCACGGTAACTATAAGCActtgttacgagcgctcatagtcaCTGTGCAGagcacagctcagtatacaggtatactgagctgcagaagggtccggacagctggcctctgtGGTCCGCGTTCAGACCACAGTCCGCCAgttgatgtctcctcctcctcctgtaccagtcactacactgatgtctcctcctcctcctgtaccagtcactacactgatgtctcctcctcctcctgtaccagtcactacactgatgtctcctcctcctcctgtaccagtcactacactgatgtctcctcctcctcctgtaccagtcactacactgatgtctcctcctcctcctgtaccagtcactacactgatgtctcctcctcctcctgtaccagtcactacactgatgtctcctcctcctcctgtaccagtcactacactgatgtctcctcctcctcctgtaccagtcactacactgatgtctcctcctcctcctgtaccagtcactacactgatgtctcctcctcctcctgtaccagtcactacactgatgtctcctcctcctcctgtaccagtcactacactgatgtctcctcctcctcctcctcctgtaccagtcactacactgatgtctcctcctcctcctgtaccagtcactacactgatgtctcctcctcctcctgtaccagtcactacactggtgtcccccttctcctgtaccagtcactacactggtgtcccctcctcctgtaccagtcaccagTAATCCATCTTCCCAACTATCATGGCTCCCCTACACACCAATCACTTACACATACagacattggttggtgactggaaTATAATGAAAGATGGTCGACCATTGTAGAAAGGACGGACTTTAGCCCTTATGCTCTTTGTCCCTTCctaatagattgtaagctcttgtgagctcTTGTGATCAAAGTCCCAAATAATTAGTGAGTAATTGTCTATAACATTCATGAATGGTGGAATATGGTAAATCAGTGTCCCCAAACCTGTGGCTCTTAAGTAACAGGGGACTCCCCAGTATCAGTAAAGCGGTACACTATCATAGGGGGGATCCTCTGGGGAGACGTCTTATCTGTAGTGTATGGAGGGTAACAGGGTCAGTAGGAGAAATCAGTCACTGCCGCTCCAGGgttctaaagattttattacaATGTCCAAAGGAAAAACAGGAAGAGGACCCGAGTCCCAGTCACAGCGCTCCAGGCGTCCGCTTCTCCTTCATGGGATGGATCCAGCAGGCGCTACACACCAAGAGCACAAGAGCAGCCAGGAGGCAGCAGAGCATCGCGACCAGCAGGCGAGCAGAGGACGTGGAGGAATCCACCTGCCAGGGAACACAGCGggaagtgtcagcgtgtcattatcctgtacccaaagtgtcagcgtgtcactatcctgtaccccaagtgtcattatcctgtcccCAAAGTGTCCCTCTTTCTTGCCCCCCAAGTGTTATTGTGAGGTGAGCTTACCAGAGACATCATGGCTTTCAGGAGTGGATCCCCGCTATACTGTAGGCTGTAACACTGAGAGGAGGTGTCGCTCCCTCCCGCAACCTCATATAGTTCAGGCAAAAGTTGGGGTCTATTGGGGTTTGCTGGAGAACAATGGAGGGGCGACCTGCATGGAGAGGAAGACGGACAGTGAGAGTGCGGTTCCTGTATCATTATGGAAATGGAACTGTAGTATTATAAGACCGGAGTATTACATATAGTATTATGGGACCGGAGTAttacatatagtattatatatccTCCAGTACATTGTGGTAAGGCTGCTATCCTCCTCCAGTACATTGTGGTAAGGCTgctatcctcctcctcacccagTACAGTGTGCTAAGgctgctatcctcctcctcctccagtacagTGTGGTACGGCTGCTATCCTCCTCCAGTACATTGTGGTAAGGCTGCTATCCTCCTCCAGTACATTGTGGTAAGgctgctatcctcctcctcccccagtacagtgtggtaaggctgctatcctcctcctccagtacagTGTGGTAAGGCTGCTATCCTCCTCCAGTACATTGTGGTAAGgctgctatcctcctcctcccccagtacagtgtggtaaggctgctatcctcctcctccagtacagTGTGGTAAGGCTGCTATCCTCCTCCTCGAGTACAGTGTGGTAAGgctgctatcctcctcctccagtacagtgtggtatggctgctatcctcctcctccagtacagtgtggtacggctgctatcctcctcctccggtaCAGTGTGGTAAGGCTGCTATCCTCCTCCAGTACATTGTGGTAAGGCTGCTATCCTCCGCCTCACCCAGTACAGTGTGGTACAGCTGCTATCCTCCTCCAGTACATTGTGGTAAGGCTgctatcctcctcctcacccagTACAGTGTGCTAAGgctgctatcctcctcctcctccagtacagtgtggtacggctgctatcctcctcctcccctagtACAGTGTGGTACGGCTGctatcctcatcctccagtacaGTGTGGTACGGCTTCTATCCTCCTCCAGTACATTGTGGTAAGgctgctatcctcctcctcccccagtacaGTGTGGTAAGGCTGCTATCCTCCTCCTTCAGTACAGTGTGGTAAGgctgctatcctcctcctcccccagtacagtgtggtacggctgctatcctcctcctccagtacagtgtggtaaggctgctatcctcctcctccagtacagtgtggtacggctgctatcctcctcctccagtacagtgtggtacggctgctatcctcctcctccagtacagtgtggtacggctgctatcctcctcctcccccagtacagtgtggtaaggctgctatcctcctcctcctcccccagtacagtgtggtaaggctgctatcctcctcctcctcccccagtacagtgtggtacggctgctatcctcctcctcccccagtacaGTGTGGTAAGGCTGCTATCCTCCTCCCCCAGTACAGTGTGGTAAGGCTGCTAGGGTACTcaccagctcaggggcagggACGATTGTGGACCAATGACTGTAAGACAGAACTTTCCAGAACACTCAGTATCACTCTCATTACACTGTGCGGACCACCAGCTGGAGGACACTGTGAGAAGCAGATGGGGGTCTGTGTCTGAACCTGTGGAGGAACCTAAAAACGGGACAGAGAAAAACAAGGTAAAGGTCACTATGTGGCAGTGGTGACAACAGTGACAGCAGTGTACGTGGATTAAGTGGTGGGGGTGACGGTAGCagtggtagtagtagctgtgTAGGTGTAGGCAGTGGTGGTGGTAATGATAGCAGTGACAGTGTAGGAGAAGGTAGTAGTAGCGGtgtaggtggaggcagtggtggtGGTAATGATAGCAGTGACAGTAGTGTATGTGAAGGTAGTAGTAGCGGTGTAGGTGAAGGCAGTGGTGGTGGTAATGATAGCAGTGACAGTAGTGTATGTGAAGGTAGTAGTAGCGGTGTAGGTGAAGGCAGTGGTGGTGGTAATGATAGCAGTGACAGTAGTGTATGTGAAGGTAGTAGTAGCGGtgtaggtggaggcagtggtggtGTTAATGATAGCAGTGACAGTAGTATAGatgaaggtagaagtggtagtagtagcagtgtaGGTGAAGTTAATGCTGGTGGCACAGGGGAATGGTGGCACAGGGAATTGCAGTGGTGTGAATGGAAATGGTGGTGTCAGTAAAGAAGGTGATGATGGAGGTGAACAGTAAGTGGTGAcatggctctctgctgccactaatggctgtgtcaggaatcATTATTATTCACCAGAATGCCCCTTTATATTGCTTTTCACCATGACACAGAAGTCTCTGTAAGGATGTCTGCGAGTGGGGAGGCAAGTAAGCAGAATGCTACGTATGCCTCCTCCTCAGCCCTCCATACTCCTGCCTGTgtcctggcatcttcctctgcactgcagacGACAATCAGGTGATACCTAGAGGCTACAGTGCAGATGAAGACACAAGGGCTCTGCCTCCTATTCATCCTCTAGCCGGTCCCAGATCAGCGGCAGAGCAGGGAGCCTTCCCAATCTTCTGTCGCTGCAGACTGAAAGTGCAGGGAGAGGCCATGATTATTTTAGTTTGGAGAAAGACTGGGCCCTGCTGCCTTGCAAGGGGCTTGGTCTTCTAACAAATACACAGTCCTACTGCAAGTATGCGgaagtggatgggggggggggggggtgacagctgCAGAGAAGGTGGTAGCGGTAGCAGTGGTAGTGGTAGTAATGATGGTGGCAGTGGTATAATGATAAGTGTCGTGATGGTAGTAGTGTTGGTAATTATGATAGATGTCGGTGGTTGTAGTAGTATTGGTGAAGGCGATACTAGATATGTAGGTAATGATGGCGGAGGAGCTCCATGTCAGGAGATGCCCCTTTATAACCCCGATCCCCCCTCCCCGCTGACCTTTCATCCCAAGCTGACTGGCCGTAGCGCATATCTGTAGgccgctgtaattggctgatcgttgccatgGAGACAGAGTAACACTGATTAGGACGGACACACTGCCAAGACCTGCGGCTGGACCGCCGGCCAGTGCCTGAGGTGGCTCAGAGGGGGCGGCCGGAGCGGTGGCGTTCCTCTGTGGACAGATGCGACCCGCGCTCAGCGTCTGCAGGACCGTGTCGAAATCCTGAGGAAAACCGCAGAAGAAACGCGAAGTCATCACTGAAAGTTCCTAGTAATTCCAAGATGTCTGCTCGCCCTCAGTGAAAACTCCCCATCCTTCTCATagctgatggtttgttacagttgCATCCAGTTTAAGCAATAAAGGATGTCAGTCCAGACTGGATACGACtgtaacaacccctcagctgtgaccaGCTCCTGTCTGCTTTACCTTGGTGAAGTCGGCATCTTTCACCGGATAGGCGCGGATGTAAACTCCAAAACACAGGAAGGTGGTGGCGAGCGTCAGCAGGCACAGGAAGAACGTCACCAATGGTGGGTGATGGCGGGCGCAGAGGTGTAGCCCTGTACAGAAAGTGCAAGCCATGGAGTGCTGACCGGAACCGAGGCCGGCCTCAACCGGGACACCTATAGGATAATAAAGTACAAGCGTAATGGCGGACGTCTCCATGTCAACGACGACAAACAGAACATGTTCCATAACTTTGCAGCGCTTCATGTGATTTATATATGTTGGTCCtggtccccattagggctcacaatctaatacACCTGCGAATTCCAACCTGCGGCTCTCAAGTCACTGCAAAACTCCCGGCAAAAATGTCCTTCACTCTTTTACAGCCAGACAGTAGGCAAGTataaaggagcagaacacctgtcaaaatgacaggtgCTCTGCTCCTCAATGGAGCTTTTGGCTGTGTCTTCAGCTGCACTGCAGCTTTTAGTGCCCATAACATAATaactagaggctgcagtgtgaAGGAGCATGCCATACATACAGGGGCAGAGAGGGGGTAGCTATGTACCCGCATTGCattaactacagctcccagtatgGCTGtccagggatgctgggagttgtttctTTGCAGCACTACCTTAGGGTCCTTTCAGACCGATCATCAAGATCACTGTTCCTTTACACTGGGAAATTAATCCCTGTATTGTTTGTAccgccatttaaatacattgctattggCCACATGTTCTATTTACACGGGAAGATGTCTGGGTGATAaacaatgatttaaaggggtactccgggaatttttttttttttctttcaaatcagctggtgtcagaaagttatatagattggtataTTACCTCTTTTTTAACATCTCCAGTCTTGcattacttttcagctgctgtatgtcctgcaggaagtggtatagtctctccagtctgacacagtgctatctgctgccacctctgtccatgtcaggaactgtccagagcaggagaagttttctatgaggatttgctgctgctctggacagttcctgacatggacagaggtggcagcagagagcactgtgtcacactggagagaatacactgccTACTGCAGGagatatagcagctgataagtactggaagactggagattttttaataaaagtatattacaaatctctggcgcttaaagggaacctgtcaccgggggacgtgggcacagagcccgccctacccctcggtgcagcccccggatacttaccctttccagtGAGTCCCGCTCCttgagccggtcccgggatgaaGATATCAGTGCTTGAAGCTGTgtgcgcgctgtatgcaaattacctgagatgagtcctgagatggagctgtcattctctatgggcatcggatttatctctgcagcgcgcacggctttgggcgctgatataTTTGTCCCTGGACCAGCTCAAGGAGCAGGACtcaccggaaagggtaagtatccggggggcTGAACCGGGGGGGTCGGGCGGACTCTTTGCCCGTGtccgtggtgacaggttccctttaattcgaaaaagatttttggtgaacaacccctttaacccctagacgaccctggatgtacagttacaccatggaagtctgtcagctacaaaaacatgcccacttttccccctactgttgtctacagttcaggtgcggtttgcaaataagctccatttacttcaatggaacagagtttcaaaacccaacccaaactgaagacaacagtggggggaaagtggccatgtttttgtagcgctggataacccctttaataaagatttttttgtttattgtagACTCCGTTATCACAAGCCGTCTGATACACAGTGTCCATTACAAAGCTGGGGCGCAGTGTCAGTATGTACACTAACCCTCACattattaccccggtacccacctccacaggggtactgggaagagtggGTGGGTGCTGGGGATATAATgtgggggttagggttatccccggCTTAGTAGAAAAAAGAAGAGCACAAACTagtaaaagtcttttttttttaaattacaaatacaAGCACCCCCAACTACAGAGGGTAATACTCATCCCTCCCCACTCCTTACTGTAAGGTCCGGCCTCCTCCTGGGCAGCCTCTAGTGATCATGTGACagccactagaggctgcagtgcagctgAATGTACTTACACACctgtacacattacatgtatcatacacacacaacacactgcatacacagtcacacagatatacacactcaTGCACAATACATAGTCACATATGTAACACATGCCAGCACACTTACTGTGTACACAGTGAAGCTCCAGTAGTCTCCATGTTGTACAGTCTCCAGCTCACAGCCGGCTCggtgctcctcctccttttcttctgtcccatcagcagaggagagcaggagGCAGCCAGAGAGGTAGTGAGGGACGGGGGAGGGGCCCTGCTTGTGTCTGCATCTCCTGCCTGTCACCCACCATCCCTGTGAGCTACAACAAAATGGCCGCGGACGAGTGACAGTTAAACGGATGTCCACGTGTTCTATGGTTACCATAGAAACTGGCAAATGGCCTGCGCTAGTCCAAGGTGTCGCCAACAGTGGGTAAAGCGGCCATTGTTCTGGTTTCTATAACTGGTCTGATGGTAAATCAGAGGAGAGTGAGACCAATACACAGACtgctgtgatgtgtgtgtgttatctatGTGTGCTATATATACGTTATATGTACAatacatgtgtgtgtgatgtacgtGATAcctatgtgttatatatataagtatatgttgTGTGTGATATACATTTTTTGAGTCATATATATGTTGTGCGTGTGATCTAAATGTTATGTTCAGATACTGtataacagcggccgttctgtgacatggccgcctCACTGAACGGCTGCTGTCTATGAAGTTCACcctcagctggtactgcagtacttgcCGAATGAACATCActtttgctataatgtgcctgcacttgctctctgctatacacactgctgctatattgtgcctgcactcacactcagctatacacactgctgctataatgtgcctgcactcacactcagctataaacactgctgctataatgtgcctgcactcacactcagctatacacactgctgctataatgtgcctgcactcacactcagctataaacactgctgctataatgtgcctgcactcacactcagctatacacactgctgctatattgtgcctgcactcacactcagctatacacagtgctgctataatgtgcctgcacctacactcggctatacactgctgctatattgtgcctgcactcacactcagctatacacactgctgctataatgtgcctgcacctacactcggctatacactgctgctatattgtgcctgcactcacactcagctatacacactgctgctatattgtgcctgcacttgctctctgctatacacactgctgctatattgtgcctgcacttgctctctgctatacacactgctgctatattgtgcctgcacttgctctctgctatacacactgctgctatattgtgcctgcactcacactcagctatacacagtgctgctataatgtgcctgcacctacactcggctatacactgctgctatattgtgcctgcactcacactcagctatacacactgctgctataatgtgcctgcacctacactcggctatacactgctgctatattgtgcctgcacttgctctcagctatacacactgctgctatattgtgcctgcactcacactcagctatacacagtgctgctataatgtgcctgcacctacactcggctatacactgctgctatattgtgcctgcacttacactcagctataaacactgctgctataatgttcctgcacttacactctgctatacacagtgctgctataatgtgcctgcacctacactcggctatacactgctgctatattgtgcctgcacttacactcagctataaacactgctgctataatgttcctgcacttgcactctgctatacacagtgctgctataatgtgcctgcacctacactcggctatacactgctgctatattgtgcctgcacttacactcagctatacacactgctgctaaaatgtgtctgcacttacactcagctatacacactgctatattgtgtctgcacttacacatagctatacacactgctactataatgtgcctgcactcacactcagctatacacactgctcctataatgtgcctgctatatagagaagtttctgtcactgtcctgcacagctctgtgattctcacttcctgattggtccatgctgaacacacccctttcctATTGCTGT belongs to Dendropsophus ebraccatus isolate aDenEbr1 chromosome 9, aDenEbr1.pat, whole genome shotgun sequence and includes:
- the TMEM219 gene encoding insulin-like growth factor-binding protein 3 receptor translates to MACTFCTGLHLCARHHPPLVTFFLCLLTLATTFLCFGVYIRAYPVKDADFTKDFDTVLQTLSAGRICPQRNATAPAAPSEPPQALAGGPAAGLGSVSVLISVTLSPWQRSANYSGLQICATASQLGMKGSSTGSDTDPHLLLTVSSSWWSAQCNESDTECSGKFCLTVIGPQSSLPLSWSPLHCSPANPNRPQLLPELYEVAGGSDTSSQCYSLQYSGDPLLKAMMSLVDSSTSSARLLVAMLCCLLAALVLLVCSACWIHPMKEKRTPGAL